In Paenibacillus guangzhouensis, a single window of DNA contains:
- the comX gene encoding competence pheromone ComX, with protein sequence MVKQMINYLTNNPQVSQLVMNGQASLVGVTPAQQKTIVDTMTGGKWTEVEGVRRSYWFFG encoded by the coding sequence ATGGTTAAGCAAATGATCAACTACCTCACGAATAACCCGCAAGTATCACAATTAGTTATGAATGGACAAGCCAGCCTTGTAGGTGTTACACCAGCGCAGCAAAAGACAATTGTCGACACGATGACTGGCGGCAAATGGACTGAAGTCGAAGGTGTAAGAAGAAGCTACTGGTTCTTTGGGTAA
- a CDS encoding TraX family protein, translating into MQHLKLNAFQLKLIAMLFMVFDHIHQFIPGMPMWLNYVGRLVSPIFFYFVVEGFFHTRNRMRYARRLFSWAVVMFCGSQWLTWCFPQSPPIHNNIFLSLALAVVMMMGMEWAKWNRKGMYIGLPLAVVAIAVAFFYSEASLYGIAMTFVFYFCRDRKGLLALVYGIVSLVLTIGLRMEISYEALLLHDAQWMMIFAIIPILMYSGERGPNTKFAKYMFYTFYPVHIWILFIIGYFAKLNGALG; encoded by the coding sequence ATGCAGCATCTTAAACTGAACGCATTTCAACTCAAACTTATCGCCATGCTCTTCATGGTGTTCGATCATATACATCAATTTATCCCTGGCATGCCGATGTGGTTGAACTATGTTGGTCGGTTGGTATCCCCGATTTTTTTCTATTTTGTCGTCGAAGGCTTCTTCCATACAAGAAATCGCATGCGATATGCAAGAAGACTGTTCAGCTGGGCGGTAGTCATGTTTTGCGGCTCCCAGTGGCTGACTTGGTGTTTTCCTCAGAGCCCCCCGATTCACAACAATATCTTCTTATCGCTTGCGCTTGCGGTGGTGATGATGATGGGGATGGAATGGGCTAAATGGAATCGTAAGGGGATGTACATTGGTCTACCGTTAGCGGTTGTCGCCATTGCGGTCGCCTTTTTCTATTCCGAAGCCTCGTTATATGGCATAGCGATGACGTTCGTCTTCTATTTCTGCCGAGATCGGAAAGGACTACTGGCACTGGTCTACGGGATTGTAAGCTTGGTGCTGACGATTGGTCTTCGGATGGAGATTAGCTATGAGGCGCTGCTTCTGCACGATGCGCAGTGGATGATGATCTTTGCGATCATCCCGATCTTAATGTATAGCGGGGAACGCGGACCGAATACGAAGTTTGCAAAATATATGTTTTATACGTTTTATCCGGTCCACATTTGGATTCTATTTATTATAGGATATTTTGCTAAACTTAACGGCGCATTAGGTTAG
- a CDS encoding energy-coupling factor transporter transmembrane component T family protein, which yields MHPLAKLIAVLCTTILVLTYSTALIQGVIFIMVVAVGLTLGKHVRHVFGKMARYMLVFAIPFFFIQWIWLPGSTVWFSWGPLQVTYEALDYAGAVTLRLMTLFLTSAMFMVTTEPRDVVLMLTKQLRVPYRFAYAVSLALRFLPVLSEEAETIRTTHQIRGMKPPRGLREHAQAWKRFSIAIFTNSVRRMQMTASAMDTKGFGAYAERTYWRENPISHFSYVVMGVCVTVTAFCLSWL from the coding sequence ATGCATCCACTCGCTAAATTAATCGCTGTTCTTTGTACGACAATTCTCGTACTTACGTATTCGACTGCCTTGATCCAAGGCGTTATTTTCATCATGGTTGTAGCTGTCGGTTTAACGCTCGGGAAGCATGTGAGGCATGTATTTGGCAAGATGGCGCGATATATGCTGGTATTCGCTATTCCTTTCTTTTTTATCCAATGGATTTGGTTGCCTGGAAGCACGGTCTGGTTCTCATGGGGACCACTGCAGGTAACCTATGAAGCACTAGACTATGCTGGGGCGGTTACGTTGCGCCTGATGACGTTATTCCTGACTTCAGCTATGTTCATGGTGACAACGGAACCCCGAGATGTCGTCCTGATGCTGACGAAGCAACTGCGCGTGCCATACCGTTTTGCCTATGCCGTGTCGCTCGCGCTTCGTTTCCTACCAGTACTTTCCGAAGAAGCGGAGACCATTCGCACGACCCATCAGATCCGTGGGATGAAGCCTCCTAGAGGCTTGCGAGAACATGCACAGGCTTGGAAGCGATTCTCGATCGCGATTTTCACTAATTCGGTTCGACGTATGCAGATGACGGCAAGTGCGATGGACACCAAAGGATTCGGTGCTTACGCGGAACGGACGTATTGGCGCGAGAACCCGATATCTCATTTTTCATATGTGGTCATGGGGGTGTGTGTGACCGTAACGGCGTTTTGTTTATCCTGGCTCTAA
- a CDS encoding polyprenyl synthetase family protein produces the protein MDRLHVESAMLKVIHRHVTPPVLRDLMESYVAYKMTESTVFGELALLHYSMFGGVSEERYAGAAAIELLVLALDIFDDLQDQDNDRVPWMKHNQAQSMNAAIGFLALSTKAIMDTNFDNNRKSIAVELLQHRLNQSVGGQYIDVDNGITVEDECLAMIRAKSGALVACACQLGCVLATGALNDDVGSYGELLGMSAQLRNDMEGILRWDTRNDLIHRKRTLPVLYLLDDSSPELQVLRDYYAGQATVDQIYANKHVIMDQIERGGCIPYTQVHIQFLKQECHAYIAGLSIDLHWKQKLENFI, from the coding sequence GTGGACAGATTGCATGTGGAATCAGCGATGTTGAAGGTTATCCATCGCCATGTTACACCGCCCGTACTACGGGATTTGATGGAATCTTATGTTGCATATAAAATGACGGAATCCACCGTATTTGGGGAACTGGCATTGTTGCATTACAGCATGTTCGGAGGCGTCTCGGAGGAGCGTTATGCAGGGGCGGCCGCGATTGAGTTACTTGTACTAGCGTTAGATATCTTCGATGATCTCCAAGATCAAGACAACGATCGTGTACCTTGGATGAAGCACAATCAGGCGCAATCCATGAACGCAGCGATCGGATTTCTGGCACTAAGCACGAAAGCCATTATGGATACGAATTTCGACAATAATCGCAAGTCTATCGCAGTCGAATTGCTTCAGCATCGATTGAATCAATCTGTCGGAGGACAATACATCGATGTCGACAACGGCATTACCGTGGAAGATGAATGTCTTGCAATGATTCGGGCAAAATCGGGGGCTCTGGTGGCTTGCGCTTGTCAATTAGGGTGCGTGCTAGCGACAGGAGCCTTGAACGATGATGTCGGGTCTTATGGAGAGTTGTTAGGCATGTCCGCACAGCTTCGCAATGATATGGAAGGCATTTTGCGCTGGGATACAAGGAATGATCTCATTCATCGGAAGCGGACGCTGCCTGTACTTTATTTGCTGGATGATTCATCGCCGGAGCTTCAGGTTCTTCGCGATTATTATGCTGGACAAGCAACTGTCGACCAGATATACGCGAACAAACATGTCATTATGGACCAAATCGAGCGCGGAGGTTGCATCCCGTATACTCAGGTACATATCCAATTTCTTAAGCAAGAATGTCATGCTTATATCGCAGGTCTATCCATTGATCTTCATTGGAAGCAAAAATTGGAAAATTTTATATAA
- a CDS encoding MBL fold metallo-hydrolase produces the protein MRKENVYRFIIGQRRTGLHQEPAIRIKHPASDLSVPREFWNQVRVRSDIASAKAASETDQAEVNVVYIPQGITGSSTYILHSQGVGVIIDPGSRFKKIWSVVERLGIEIKYIVVTQAHADHMIALEELKKATGAQVAMHEYDKWAVSKQIYRDNFLMEYRQSYADIDIGLQDSDLLEFGGKKLEVIHIAGQTHGSICVNCDGYVFSGRLMFQVLEEGRGGLDVRSNDAQAYRKVIHRMNKSFMAYAAQGKPVFVEYAGHK, from the coding sequence ATGAGAAAAGAGAATGTTTATCGGTTTATTATTGGACAGCGGCGTACGGGATTACATCAAGAACCGGCAATTCGAATTAAACATCCGGCAAGCGACCTATCTGTCCCGCGTGAATTCTGGAATCAAGTTCGCGTGCGCTCGGATATTGCGTCTGCGAAAGCAGCGAGCGAAACCGATCAAGCAGAAGTGAATGTTGTCTATATCCCGCAAGGAATCACAGGATCTTCCACATATATTCTTCATAGCCAAGGGGTAGGGGTTATTATTGACCCTGGTTCACGTTTTAAGAAAATTTGGTCGGTCGTTGAACGGCTTGGGATTGAGATCAAATATATCGTAGTTACGCAAGCGCATGCCGATCATATGATTGCGCTAGAAGAGCTGAAGAAGGCGACAGGCGCACAGGTTGCTATGCATGAATACGACAAATGGGCGGTCTCGAAGCAAATCTATCGCGATAACTTCTTAATGGAATACCGTCAGTCGTATGCAGATATCGATATCGGGTTGCAAGATAGCGATCTGCTGGAATTCGGAGGCAAGAAGCTTGAAGTGATTCATATCGCAGGGCAGACACATGGCAGTATTTGCGTGAATTGCGATGGTTATGTTTTCTCCGGGCGATTGATGTTTCAAGTGCTGGAGGAAGGGCGCGGCGGGCTGGATGTCCGTTCGAACGATGCGCAAGCCTACCGCAAGGTCATTCACCGCATGAATAAGAGCTTTATGGCATATGCGGCGCAAGGCAAACCTGTTTTTGTCGAATATGCAGGGCATAAATGA
- a CDS encoding ornithine--oxo-acid transaminase: MSHSDFIMAQTNQFGAHNYHPLPVVIARAEGVWVEDLEGRQYMDMLSAYSAMNHGHRHPKIIQALKDQADRVTLTSRAFYSETLGKFYAKLADYTGKAMLLPMNTGAEAVETAIKAARRWAYRHKQIPADQAEIIVCSDNFHGRTVTVTSLSSTDSYREGFGPFTPGFRVIPFGDLEALETAITPHTAAFLIEPIQGEAGILMPPAGYLKQAYACCRRHRVLFIADEIQTGFGRTGRKFACDWEDVVPDVYIVGKALGGGVMPISAVAASEEILGVFEPGSHGSTFGGNPLACAVAIAALDVLEEEHLVERSETLGAYFMQKLSTIQSPQIHQIRGRGLFIGMELMVPARPYCEALMRLGVLCKETHERTIRFAPPLIITEEQLDWAFLRIVQVMETLA, translated from the coding sequence ATGTCACACTCAGATTTCATCATGGCACAGACGAACCAATTTGGTGCGCATAATTATCATCCGTTGCCCGTTGTGATTGCACGAGCGGAGGGCGTATGGGTAGAGGATCTGGAAGGGCGGCAGTACATGGACATGCTAAGCGCTTATTCCGCTATGAACCATGGTCATCGCCATCCAAAAATCATTCAGGCCTTGAAGGATCAAGCAGATCGCGTTACACTTACGTCCCGCGCATTTTATAGCGAGACCTTGGGAAAGTTTTATGCCAAGCTTGCCGATTATACGGGAAAAGCCATGCTGCTGCCGATGAACACGGGGGCAGAAGCGGTAGAGACTGCGATTAAAGCGGCACGCCGATGGGCCTATAGGCACAAACAGATCCCGGCAGATCAGGCTGAAATCATCGTGTGCAGCGATAACTTCCATGGGCGTACCGTAACGGTAACATCCCTCAGCTCAACGGATTCCTACCGCGAGGGATTTGGTCCGTTTACACCGGGGTTCCGAGTGATTCCATTCGGTGATCTGGAGGCGCTGGAAACTGCGATCACTCCACATACTGCCGCCTTCCTGATCGAGCCGATTCAAGGGGAGGCGGGTATTCTTATGCCTCCTGCAGGGTATTTGAAGCAAGCGTACGCATGTTGTCGGCGGCATCGCGTCTTATTCATCGCAGATGAGATTCAGACCGGATTCGGCCGTACAGGACGCAAATTCGCGTGTGATTGGGAAGATGTCGTCCCGGATGTCTATATTGTAGGCAAGGCGCTAGGCGGAGGCGTCATGCCGATCTCGGCCGTTGCAGCGAGTGAGGAGATTCTTGGCGTCTTCGAACCTGGTTCGCATGGCTCTACCTTTGGCGGCAATCCACTTGCTTGTGCAGTCGCCATCGCCGCGCTGGACGTCCTCGAGGAAGAGCATCTTGTGGAACGGTCAGAGACGTTAGGAGCGTATTTCATGCAGAAGCTCTCCACGATCCAGTCGCCGCAAATCCACCAGATCCGAGGTCGAGGCTTATTCATTGGAATGGAATTAATGGTCCCCGCAAGACCTTATTGCGAAGCGCTCATGCGATTAGGCGTCCTCTGCAAAGAGACGCATGAACGGACCATCCGATTCGCGCCGCCGCTCATCATAACCGAAGAGCAGCTGGACTGGGCTTTTCTAAGAATTGTGCAGGTGATGGAGACGTTGGCCTAA
- a CDS encoding response regulator transcription factor has protein sequence MIEILLVDDHPSVGEGTKIMIEKEPDMNVTVVFSGLEALQLIRENKYDIMLFDLNMPGISGLELTRRVMSINSGFTVLIYSGYDISAHYNILIESGVAGFISKTSSREQLIAAIRCALRGEAVIPISLLKQLRRNDIRSGTGLSQKVEDVSINEKEQEILQEVANGLSNKEIAGLLIMSQRTVEYNLTRIFEKLNVRSRSEAIIVAKRLGLIHIQEFM, from the coding sequence ATGATTGAAATCTTGTTAGTGGATGACCATCCATCGGTTGGAGAAGGCACGAAGATTATGATTGAGAAGGAACCGGATATGAATGTCACGGTTGTCTTCTCAGGACTTGAAGCACTGCAGCTTATTCGAGAAAATAAATACGATATTATGTTGTTCGACCTCAATATGCCGGGGATTAGCGGACTTGAGCTGACACGTAGAGTGATGTCCATCAATTCGGGGTTCACGGTCTTGATCTATTCTGGCTATGATATTAGTGCGCACTATAACATACTCATTGAATCAGGCGTAGCAGGGTTCATTAGCAAGACATCGTCGCGTGAGCAGCTGATTGCAGCAATTCGATGCGCGCTGCGGGGAGAAGCTGTTATTCCAATATCGCTGCTCAAGCAGCTGCGGCGTAATGATATTCGTTCTGGAACGGGCCTTAGTCAGAAGGTTGAAGATGTCTCCATCAATGAGAAGGAACAAGAGATTCTGCAGGAAGTTGCTAACGGATTAAGTAATAAAGAGATCGCGGGATTGCTCATCATGAGCCAACGGACGGTCGAATATAACTTAACACGGATATTTGAGAAATTAAATGTCCGATCAAGGTCCGAAGCGATCATTGTCGCGAAACGGCTCGGATTGATTCATATTCAGGAGTTCATGTAG
- a CDS encoding ABC transporter permease, whose product MRVIGSVSVRAFMEQIRTRFYFFSTFFICLFVIGLCYAADGQSLAILPISKGEVYLPIYILLGILFTTIVGCGTAAGKSIYRDREMYKIKTHGRYKDFALVFIGKIIGVGTAGMMQLLIIVMLSIMLLDYWQLQAVMLNSQLWLDLRHLTPSLFAYTVLFFVLGYAQYVGLYVTIGSVKNKNVMILLMLFVTALFIAMITACFYIPDVAHEMLLKVGSMFPYSAPFFMIIRLSSEDLTWFQFMMPIIIMIGAIWISNWLTIRYYVVVIRKMKKPVSLK is encoded by the coding sequence ATGAGAGTGATTGGGAGCGTGAGCGTACGGGCTTTCATGGAACAAATCCGTACTCGATTCTATTTTTTTTCAACGTTCTTCATTTGTCTATTCGTCATTGGGTTATGTTACGCGGCCGACGGCCAATCCTTAGCCATCCTTCCGATTTCCAAAGGGGAAGTATATCTGCCGATCTATATTCTACTCGGCATATTATTTACCACGATCGTAGGGTGCGGGACGGCGGCGGGGAAATCCATCTATCGTGATCGCGAGATGTACAAGATTAAAACTCATGGGCGATATAAAGATTTTGCCCTGGTGTTTATAGGGAAAATTATCGGAGTTGGTACCGCAGGCATGATGCAATTGCTGATCATTGTCATGTTATCCATCATGTTATTGGATTATTGGCAGTTACAGGCGGTTATGCTGAATTCGCAACTATGGCTGGATCTCCGTCATTTGACGCCATCCTTATTCGCGTATACGGTGCTATTTTTCGTTCTTGGCTATGCGCAGTATGTTGGGTTGTACGTTACGATCGGTTCGGTGAAGAATAAGAATGTTATGATACTATTGATGTTGTTCGTAACTGCTCTTTTTATCGCCATGATTACAGCCTGCTTCTATATTCCTGATGTAGCGCATGAGATGCTGCTTAAGGTCGGATCGATGTTCCCTTACTCTGCGCCATTCTTTATGATTATTCGCCTGAGTTCGGAGGATCTGACTTGGTTTCAATTCATGATGCCGATAATCATTATGATCGGGGCGATATGGATAAGCAATTGGCTCACAATTCGTTACTATGTCGTCGTGATTCGCAAAATGAAGAAGCCGGTTTCCCTAAAATAG
- a CDS encoding DUF817 domain-containing protein — MQWLHFGYEQAMSCIFPVAIFVTLAATKWFDVPFIYRYDLILLVLIAVQYFMYRSRLETLDEIKVICVFHIIGLVLELYKVHMGSWSYPEQGYSKIFGVPLYSGFMYSSVASYMCQVWRQLKMDMTGWPGMIPASALGAAIYLNFFSHHFIPDARWWLMALVPIVFWKTQIWFTVRAKTYRMPLTVAFLLVGFFIWLAENIATFLGAWTYPDQQEVWQPVGFGKISSWFLLVIISVIIVAQLKHVKAGKSRLSRWVE; from the coding sequence ATGCAATGGCTTCACTTCGGTTATGAGCAAGCGATGAGCTGCATTTTTCCCGTTGCAATATTCGTAACGCTGGCTGCGACCAAATGGTTTGATGTCCCTTTTATCTACAGATACGATCTTATTTTGCTGGTGCTGATTGCCGTGCAGTACTTCATGTACCGCAGCCGATTAGAGACGCTTGACGAGATCAAAGTTATTTGTGTGTTTCACATCATTGGACTGGTACTGGAACTATATAAAGTACACATGGGGTCATGGTCATATCCCGAACAGGGATATAGCAAGATATTCGGCGTCCCGCTGTACAGTGGTTTTATGTACTCAAGCGTGGCGAGTTACATGTGCCAAGTATGGCGGCAGCTTAAGATGGATATGACCGGCTGGCCAGGCATGATACCTGCATCTGCGCTTGGAGCGGCGATCTATTTGAACTTCTTCAGCCACCACTTTATCCCTGATGCTCGCTGGTGGCTCATGGCGCTCGTACCGATTGTGTTTTGGAAAACCCAGATTTGGTTCACGGTTCGCGCAAAGACTTACCGTATGCCGCTAACGGTTGCCTTCTTGCTCGTAGGATTTTTCATATGGCTCGCAGAAAACATCGCAACATTTTTGGGCGCTTGGACCTATCCGGATCAACAAGAAGTATGGCAGCCGGTCGGCTTCGGCAAAATCAGCTCGTGGTTCCTGCTCGTCATCATCAGCGTCATTATCGTGGCGCAGTTAAAACATGTGAAAGCGGGCAAAAGCAGGCTTTCACGCTGGGTAGAGTAA
- the rocF gene encoding arginase: protein MAIPKVTIIRVPFGLGAGRPGAEYGPEAILQAGLVERLEQDGIEVVEVSDITPPPVLTAVVDPKARYLPEVMDVCGRLAVRVAQSLADGTFPLILGGDHSIAAGSIAGATRINPKLGVIWFDAHTDLNTVQTSPSGNVHGMSLAASLGWTDWRIEDAAGQYTPVQPSNVVFVGARDLDPGEKDFIRKQGIACFTMHEIDRMGMEAVMLQAIRIASHGTDGVHLSFDIDSVDPREAPGTGTPVRGGVSYREAHLALELLSEAGCVTSADFVEVNPTLDINQQTSTLVMELICSLFGERIL, encoded by the coding sequence ATGGCGATTCCAAAGGTAACAATCATTCGTGTGCCGTTCGGGCTAGGCGCAGGTCGCCCGGGAGCGGAATATGGTCCGGAAGCGATCTTGCAAGCAGGGCTAGTGGAGCGGCTCGAGCAGGATGGTATCGAAGTCGTGGAGGTAAGTGATATCACCCCGCCCCCTGTCTTGACAGCGGTGGTGGATCCGAAGGCAAGATACCTTCCGGAGGTGATGGATGTGTGCGGAAGACTGGCGGTGCGCGTTGCGCAGTCGTTAGCCGATGGGACATTCCCATTGATCCTGGGTGGCGATCATAGCATTGCAGCGGGCAGTATTGCAGGCGCAACTCGGATAAACCCGAAGCTTGGGGTTATTTGGTTCGATGCGCATACGGATCTGAACACGGTTCAGACGAGTCCTTCGGGGAATGTGCACGGGATGTCTCTTGCGGCCTCGCTGGGCTGGACGGATTGGCGGATTGAAGATGCAGCGGGCCAATATACCCCGGTACAACCATCGAATGTCGTGTTTGTCGGGGCACGGGACTTAGATCCTGGGGAGAAGGACTTTATTCGCAAGCAAGGCATTGCGTGTTTTACGATGCATGAGATCGATCGCATGGGCATGGAGGCCGTGATGCTTCAGGCGATTCGGATCGCGAGTCATGGGACGGATGGCGTGCATTTAAGCTTCGATATCGATAGTGTAGACCCAAGAGAGGCTCCAGGAACCGGGACGCCTGTACGTGGGGGAGTCAGCTATCGCGAAGCCCATTTAGCGCTTGAATTGCTATCGGAAGCAGGATGCGTCACATCCGCCGATTTCGTTGAAGTGAATCCGACATTAGACATAAACCAGCAAACTTCGACATTAGTGATGGAATTGATTTGTTCTTTGTTCGGAGAACGAATTCTCTAG
- a CDS encoding ECF transporter S component: protein MSTKATKLQRFTTIEIVLMAILAMANAVLTVFLSSVNQFLTTLGGPIATSTIVGIYMIYGVLAMYIIRKPGTAFITYMLGATVQTLLGNSYGMAASVVAALCYALAVELICLLFRYKRWSVGVMMLIGFCAVPLWFIFAANMFGYLKWGWSQLTIALIVRCISGVMLCGWLSKMIGDAMKRTGLLRTFHIGRDAK from the coding sequence ATGTCTACAAAGGCAACGAAGCTCCAACGATTTACAACGATAGAAATTGTATTGATGGCGATATTAGCCATGGCAAATGCGGTATTAACGGTATTCCTATCTTCGGTTAATCAATTCTTAACGACGCTTGGCGGACCGATCGCAACCTCTACCATTGTTGGGATTTATATGATTTATGGTGTGCTTGCAATGTATATCATTCGTAAGCCGGGAACCGCGTTCATCACCTATATGTTGGGCGCGACAGTTCAGACGTTACTTGGGAATTCTTATGGCATGGCTGCATCGGTTGTCGCTGCGCTCTGTTACGCACTGGCTGTTGAATTAATCTGTCTATTATTTCGTTACAAACGGTGGAGTGTTGGCGTGATGATGCTCATTGGCTTCTGTGCCGTGCCGTTATGGTTTATTTTCGCTGCGAATATGTTCGGTTATCTGAAATGGGGCTGGTCGCAGCTGACGATTGCACTCATCGTGCGGTGCATCAGCGGGGTCATGCTGTGCGGATGGCTTAGTAAAATGATCGGAGATGCGATGAAGCGTACGGGTCTGCTCCGAACCTTCCATATCGGAAGAGATGCGAAATGA
- a CDS encoding ATP-binding protein codes for MEQKMGYVRKNRMFFVLITATLLVMYFLYTDLRVAYIGLEVRKTNDSQWVIRNVEPNGQAYNLGIRQGDRVISIDHADVEFYPNVGLLSSIDSIETERDGKVTRYRFDHKLSQPVSMEQTILPICLYIVLLFLSIFLMFKKREDAAAHLLILFFLAVSISYVSAGASARKDYIGMLTLWITILQIPVIFLHFLYRYFNQRDLEIVKFHVIVSMYGINALILAMNSLIVFTSFGQYFFNGLAMQILLISFTLETVISILILIMSYRKYRNTTYRPLFKFMLFGNFMSFFPFVFLYALPWILIHREIISANTAAIFLFLLPIIYVYLMAANHLLDIEFVLDRLRYYCLLAVIPTSFILIGVYFLVRQREDVFIKWAQMFLFIYVGVILFLYVKDMLDFRFRKKLFIGTYNFQSSLDRFSSQISKMMKVPDLEERLLREVLDVLPVKSAALLEMKNDEGQIVFIRSQGGVLPKQEALLIEELQGKIHDYAVGDCIKIDSGLCCVIGKHQKGHNLLWICSKENRVQFNRDELVWLQTISNYVSMVYENLQLIEGVIMDLELRSHGKAPAWVLRMLFQLTEKERRRLAADLHDSALQDQLLWYRKLEMILEETDLTTEVKERLTQIKEGLLDVVHQIRETCNELRPPFLKEMGIVEAIENLCNYAQFHSNYSVDFNYDGFNLELDDEYVLTIYRITQELMRNTTKHAKASHVEILLRQNHEHIAYVYRDNGVGMDMVQLQSSFSHMGLSGIRERVSGFEGETMFHSAVGEGFEVIITLPYQTEPSSQYAIARGVVND; via the coding sequence TTGGAGCAAAAGATGGGTTACGTTAGGAAAAATCGAATGTTCTTCGTCCTGATCACAGCAACCTTACTCGTCATGTATTTTCTGTACACGGATTTGAGAGTTGCGTATATCGGCTTGGAAGTGAGAAAAACAAATGACAGCCAATGGGTCATACGCAATGTTGAACCAAACGGCCAAGCCTATAATTTGGGGATCCGACAGGGTGACCGTGTCATTTCGATCGATCATGCGGATGTCGAGTTTTACCCTAACGTAGGATTATTGTCTTCCATTGATTCCATTGAGACGGAGCGTGATGGAAAAGTCACACGGTATCGGTTCGATCATAAATTGAGTCAGCCTGTATCCATGGAGCAGACCATCTTACCCATCTGTTTGTATATTGTATTACTCTTTCTATCGATATTCCTAATGTTTAAGAAAAGAGAGGATGCTGCGGCACATCTGCTGATCCTCTTTTTTCTCGCTGTATCGATAAGTTACGTCAGTGCGGGAGCGTCCGCGCGCAAAGACTATATCGGTATGCTAACGTTATGGATAACAATCTTGCAAATCCCGGTTATTTTTCTTCATTTCCTATATCGGTATTTTAACCAGAGAGATCTGGAGATTGTGAAATTCCATGTCATCGTAAGTATGTATGGCATTAACGCATTGATTCTTGCTATGAACAGTCTAATTGTATTTACGAGTTTCGGACAATACTTCTTCAATGGACTCGCAATGCAAATATTACTAATTTCGTTCACCCTAGAGACAGTCATCAGCATCCTTATTCTTATAATGAGCTATCGCAAATATCGTAATACAACGTATCGACCATTGTTCAAATTTATGCTGTTCGGCAATTTTATGTCTTTTTTCCCTTTTGTGTTCTTGTATGCGCTCCCGTGGATTTTAATTCATCGGGAAATTATATCAGCGAATACGGCTGCGATCTTCCTTTTTTTATTACCGATTATTTATGTATATTTGATGGCAGCCAATCATTTGCTTGATATTGAGTTTGTACTTGATCGTTTGCGTTATTATTGTCTGCTAGCTGTTATTCCAACTTCGTTCATTCTCATCGGAGTTTATTTTTTGGTCAGGCAGCGTGAGGATGTATTCATCAAATGGGCTCAGATGTTTTTATTTATATATGTTGGTGTCATTTTATTTCTATATGTCAAAGATATGCTCGATTTCAGGTTCCGGAAGAAACTGTTTATCGGCACTTATAATTTTCAATCGAGTCTGGATCGATTCTCTAGTCAGATTAGCAAGATGATGAAGGTGCCTGATCTGGAGGAGAGGCTACTTCGAGAAGTGTTAGACGTACTTCCTGTCAAGTCAGCTGCGCTGCTTGAGATGAAGAATGATGAAGGGCAGATTGTCTTCATCCGTTCACAGGGTGGTGTTCTACCGAAACAGGAAGCACTTCTGATTGAAGAATTACAAGGCAAGATTCACGACTATGCGGTCGGTGATTGCATTAAGATTGATTCGGGCCTCTGTTGTGTCATAGGCAAGCATCAGAAAGGGCACAACCTGTTATGGATATGCAGTAAAGAGAATCGCGTGCAGTTTAATCGTGATGAATTGGTGTGGTTACAGACGATTTCCAATTACGTCAGCATGGTATACGAGAATTTACAACTAATTGAAGGAGTCATTATGGACTTAGAACTGCGTTCACACGGGAAGGCTCCTGCATGGGTGCTCCGTATGCTATTTCAATTGACAGAGAAAGAGAGACGTCGACTTGCTGCAGATCTGCATGATTCTGCGCTTCAGGATCAATTGCTCTGGTACCGCAAGCTTGAGATGATTCTGGAAGAGACGGATCTCACGACGGAGGTCAAGGAACGTCTTACTCAGATTAAAGAAGGGCTTCTAGATGTCGTACATCAGATTCGTGAGACATGCAATGAGCTGCGCCCTCCGTTCCTGAAGGAAATGGGCATTGTCGAAGCAATCGAGAATCTTTGCAACTACGCGCAATTCCATTCGAATTATTCGGTTGATTTTAACTATGATGGATTTAACCTAGAACTTGATGATGAGTACGTGCTGACCATCTATCGGATTACGCAAGAATTAATGCGGAATACGACCAAGCATGCCAAAGCGTCACATGTCGAAATCTTACTGCGACAGAACCATGAACATATCGCGTATGTCTATCGAGACAATGGGGTTGGGATGGATATGGTGCAATTGCAGTCTTCCTTCAGTCATATGGGGCTATCCGGGATTCGTGAACGGGTATCTGGGTTCGAAGGGGAGACCATGTTCCATTCTGCCGTAGGCGAAGGATTCGAGGTCATTATTACGCTGCCTTATCAGACTGAGCCGAGCAGCCAGTACGCCATAGCGAGGGGGGTCGTAAATGATTGA